The Apus apus isolate bApuApu2 chromosome 1, bApuApu2.pri.cur, whole genome shotgun sequence nucleotide sequence AGGAGGAGCAGGTTATAACGTTGATACTTAGGACTTTCTATTGTAGCTGAAGACTAAAGAGGGGGACATGGTCTTTTGTAAAAAGACTTTTGTAGACTTTTTGGtgttatgttttaattttactgcATGCTCGTCTAGTGACTTTTGAACATGAAATCTGATTGTGTCTGGTTTTGCAAGTAACGTTTTTGGGTGTCAGTTCTCAGGAAGAGCTGATGTTAGGAGGGGCACAGTAAGTTTAATGTGAGTTAGCAGTGTGATGAAGGCAATCAACCAGATACTGGGCTGTACTATCAAGGATGTAATCAGCAGTTTGAGGAAAGTGATTAATCTTCTTTATTGAGCATTTGTGAGACCACATCAGGAGTACTGTGCCTAGTTTTGGTCTTGCTGGTACAAGACACACGTTGATACTATTGAGCATCTGGTGGAGGTCTTGGAAAAGGATTGGAGGGCCAGAGTGCGTGACAGCTGAGGAGAGGATTGAGAGTTGTTTGTTCAGTCTTGAGTATTTTCACTGTTTGCCTAGTGGGATGTTTGAAAGAAGGCAGAACCTGACTTTGCGTTGCTTAAGGATGCAACAAGATGCAACAGACCTCTTGCAGCATGGGAAATTCCAACTAGATACTAAAAATATATTGGGTGTAGTCAAATGCAGTAGCAGTTTGACAAGGGAGGTAGTAgaagtctccatccttggaagtgtttaGCATTCAACTGGATAAAGCTTTGTGTCAGCTGCTCTACATTAGCCTTGCTTTGGACTGCCAGAATTTGGAGCAACTCTGCAACTGTGAGCCCTTAAAAGTTCTCATGTTTATTGTTCCTATAGTTATAGTGTTTGTTAAATTAATCCCTctaaacaaatgtaaatatGGTCCTTACAGAGGGCTCTGTTTACACAAActaaacagattattttttaagtgccAAGCTCTTTCTAACAAGAGACATGGTTTCACAATTGTGActtcagaaatgaaaggaaCAGCTGTCATTCAGCTTTGGAAGACATTTACGCAAGTAATTCTTTAACACCCATTTCATCATTTTGATAATTAATGTGCACATTCATTAGGTATATATGGTACACATGaccttaaaaacaaactttcaATAGGGTATTCTACTTAACTTCGTAACTCAATTAACAGTAATGTCATAGTAACTCTCTAGTATATTTCTTTACCTCAGTATTGTTaccccagtaaaaaaaaagtatttatttccttccagtGTTACCCactttgcaaataaatattcCATTTATCTAGTCAAAACATGCTGTAGTCTAAAATCGGCTTTATTGCAAGATGACTGCTTTGTAGGGTTTTCTTACCTTATTCCCTAGGTAGCAAGCCTGATAATTATGCATGTCAGGGTAAATCACCTTTTGCATGCCTCTGTTGGCATAATGGTGTTTGCCTCTGTCTGGCAAAACTTAGCTTTCTTTTATTGAAATTAACCAAAACTCCATGTACACAGGCAAGATTGGGTAAATAGGCAGGCTCCAAAACCGCAGAAGCAGAGGATGAGGCATGGGGATTTCAGGTTTTGTAGTCCACTTTTAACAGACTGAATGGGTGCCTGTTTCTTTAGAAgtggaaggcttttttttcacattgttGAGTGTTACATACACCACTTGGGTGGCAGCAGAGAATAGGAGTTGGTTATTTTTGACAGAAGTTTACCTATAATGAGGTCATCATAGTTACACGTGAGATTATTTTGAATGCTTATAAATCATGCTGCTTTGTGCTGCACAGTTTCTAACAGCGTTCAGACATTTCCTCTGTGAACAGGCAACTTTGCTGAAGTATCCTTTGTTGCCTCTGGTTGTTACCCATAAATAGTTCCACCAAATACAGAAATGCCTATGAAGGGAGAAGCAACAAGACTTGAATGAAGTCTGGTTACactgaaagaggaggaaaaggtgaAAGTAGGAGTTCTGAGGGAGAGCTGGTGGGAAGAGTATTCTGGTAGGAGGAAGAACTTGGGAAGAGGAGGACTTAAgttcttgcttttaaatacagtaGTGATTGGAAGGCTCAAAGAGGAACGACTTGCCTCCTGAGAGATTGGTGCTGTCCCTTGAAATACAATATTAAATACCAAATAGTTGCTAAGATGgtgctttcctctccttccctgtgctTTCCTATGGTCTCTTTAATTTATTCCAAATAGTAATTCAACTCTGATGTCcgtgtgcttttttttgtttgcacagTTGATGTTGTTTGCTCGTCACTCCCAGACCTGTACGTGGAGAAGGTACTGGAGTTTCTGGCCTCTGCATTTGAGGTATCTTCTCATTTGGAGTTCTATCTTATTTGGACTCATAAGTTGCTCATGCTGCATGGACAGAAACTGAAGACAAGGTGAGATCCTGTGAAAGTCAAAAAGCTgacaagcattttaaaatacctgtcAGTTTGAGGTTTTTAATTAACAGTTACTGACATTCTAGATAAATGCATATGCAATAATCATGTAATTTACATTTATTACATGTACATTTaattagtatttaaatatttacgTTTATGaagtttgttttaattcagtatTACTTCTTTACTAACAAGTGGATATGACGGAGTTGGAATGCATAATAGGATTTGTGAGGATAAATTgcaaaaagatttttcaaatattacagGTAAATTGCATAGCTTGCTTACCCTGTAACACATGAAGATTTCAAGAGTTACAGGATTTTGGCAAATGTGGGTTTTTAAACAATTACACTTGTTAAATGTAACTGAAAGAGAATGTGCAGGTATTGACTTCATTTTGTTGGTTTAGCTTGTGATTACAGTGTGCACTTTTAGCTTGTTAGTATTCTGCTTTCCTGTGTAGTTTTTTACAACTATACATGCCTGCCATATCGATTATATTCAGCTTACTCTTAGAATTGAGTTTATTGACTTTTGGGAATAAAAAATAGGCAAATGTACAAATTTAAAATAGGCTAAGTGAGAAGTAATCTTAGAGGGAGTCCTGCAGGTTAAAGAAACTGTGCATTGTGTGACCTTTCCTTGATTCAACATGGGTATTAATGTTGTAGTTAGTAAAGTGTCTTCTGTTGCTGATAAAGAGAACAATTCAAAACACACTCTTCCTTGTTAAGAAAGTATTGTAGTAGCTGAAAAGAACTGTCATCACTACAGCACACAGAATTAATTCTTAAAGCAGCAGTTTGACATTAGATAAAAATGACTTCTGGCAATAATATTAGCTGTGTTGAGTATACTCATTGAGGGCAGAATCAAAAGCaagaaggttttattttttatttagtataATCATAAAATGTTCCTGTTTGAAAGTTAATGTGTATGCTTGTTAAAGTCTCAAGAATATAGAAAAGTTCTAGATTTCcatatgtaaatataaaacCGAAATGTGCGTGTTTTATCTGTTGAAGGTCAGTGAAGCTGCTCCCTGTGATTCAGTTCCTTCAGAGAAGCATCCAACGTCATTTTGAAGATGTTTCCAAACTGTACGTATTGTTacatttaaaagtttaaatCAAGACACCGCACGAAAGTGCGGAGTAATGATTTGGGGGATGATAGCATGGTATTAGAGCTTTTGAGATTATCGTCTTTtagagatgtttttattttagagaaaaatggGATCTTGTTTCTAAGATGTTACTATCTCTTGCAGCTGTGAATGGAATATCTACAATATTAAATACGCTTTGGCCATTTCACAACAGCGGGGTATGAAACGTCTGGCAGAAGATACATCAGTAGATGAAGATGACTTGGATTCTGACAGTGACTATCTTATGCAAGGAGGTCATAAGGACAATCTTAGCTCCTAGTTACTCTTCATGGGAGGGAGAAAACCAAAGACAAAGTAATTTTATGCAGTGGTATTCACTGAGAATGAGTGGCCCTCATAGTGGCATATTTTGGCTCTTTTTAACAGTGTTGATGAATTTACCTTTGAGTTACAGAAGTGGAGCTAGTGTAGGATAGGCAAAGTGCCATCTGTGGTGGATTTGGTGTACCTTAACAGCTTGACAGCATTGGATGGATGATTGattgattaattaatttctttttttattattcctgatttcaagtaagagaaaaatgtatttttacatcaATGAAGTCAGAACTATGACTGGAAAAAGTGGATTCTTTATTAAAAGTGTATTGTACGTAGACTAAGTGTTGTGAGTTATTTCTAAAACAGTAATTTCATACTTTGTGATagactcttctttttttaatcctattaaaataatacataattgGAGGATTACATACTGCTCTCAATTTGtttatatgttttaaattacCTGGGTTTAATACATACATATTACTGGGACACTGTTAGGAATAGGTGGACTCATTTTTCTTGGTTCTATAGCTTCCAAAGCAGATGAAAGTTTCAATCATGAAGATAAATTACATACCCGTAACAGTgaatatggggaaaaaaaatttactgtGCTATATAACTTCTGCAGAGGTTTTAATTAATTGAGATACTGTAGTAAAAAATTTGATTGGAAATTGCCAACTCAGTAATCAAACTGTAAGAAAACATGATAcgaatgtttatttttctcatgaaaGCCCTTTcttgtcatatttttttaaagtttattaacatctgaaaatctgaaacTTTGGGTTTCCTTGCTTTTGTGAATTGGCATGATAATAACAACAGCAAGGACCTGAACACAAAAGAACTGTATCTGTGCTCGCAGTGGCTTTCAAGCCATGTGTTGAAAGGGCTTTGTTAATGAACATTCTGCAAATATTAATAATGAGCTTGAACttaattttttcagtgtattctgctcttttggctttgttttctagTCTCTTACTACTCTTGGAAGGGAGGAGAGGTATGAGTATTAAaaagtgctgaagaaaaatcttaagTCCAAAATATACAGCAGACACAATCAGTTTGTAGAATTTTCagtatataaaataaagatgCACTTGCTGCTTAAATAAAACATAGCAaagtgatttgttttgtttttcttatggTCAAATGTTAAAAACTATCTTCAGTTGCTGGTGCCCCTTTGCCTCCtaactttttctttgttgtaCCAATGCTGTAGGGTCTCAGAGGCGTGAAGGAGTAGCTGGGTGGGCTGTAGCAACACCTGCGGAAGATGGTCTGTGCTATGTTGTTGGAATTGCTTGTCATAATCCATCCCTCTGCCTCAGACCTTGTCAGAAAGGAGGGTTTCAGACCTGCATAGAAGTGAAGCTTAGGGGGGATAGGGAAGATGTAgcacaggaggaagagaaaaatcccTCTTGGGATCCTTATAAAACTGACGTGCTTACGCTAACATGGAAAACATAATGTTACCTGATCTACAAGGTAGTTTTTACTACTTAATCCGTTTTACTGTTTTCATGTATACGTTgtctttgcttgctttttttttctttaaatacagtattattttctgaaacaacGTGACCCTTAGCAGACAGACTGTAATCATTTTGGGAATGTCACAGCAGACAGGAGTTGTGCTGTTTTGTGAAGTCATCTAACTTGATGCCTGAATTTGTATGTCTCTCTCAGGTTTACAGTATTACAAGACACAGACTACTGAGAAAATGTGGCCTTTCAGGACAACACCTTAGAAACATAGTTTTGGGTTATTTTGCTCTTCATGTTCAAAACATGACTGCAGGTGAAAACTTCacaagaaaagtgaaaaaaaaaaaagtgccttgAGAGAAGGTGAGGGGGGTAGTATTGCACAAGTCCTTGTATGTAACATAAGGATGTTGTTCTACTCCCATTTGTCATTTTGCTTGAGCTGTAATAATAATCTTTTAGCTTACTGAGATACGTTTTCTGATGCACCTTGAAGCTAACAAACTTCTCCAGTGTGCCTGTCCAGATTTGTAGGAAGAATGATGAAAACGTATCAGGTTCCAGGCGTGGTAGGTCCAAATCTTGGCTTGATCCTTGTGCTGGTTGGTACCATCAGTGAGTGTGAGCTGGGGTGGGGTGTCGAAGCAGTGCCGTGTCCCGGCCTTGttccagcacaggctgagaCAAACTGGCATCTTGGCTTAGTTGGGTCCAGTTATATACGTACAGTCTGTGCATTTCAACATGAACTGCTGCTTTATATGTAGTTTGGTTTCCTTaatgaagaagggaaaaaaaacaacacacgTGCTTTTCATCTGGGAACGAAATTTACCCGTGATGAAACTCGGTGCTTTTAAAAGCGAGACAGTGGGTCCCAGGACCCgagaaggaaaagctgtttgtttatttgccGGCTCGCTTACCCTGTTCATGTCACGACCCGCCTTGTGCTGCCTTGGCGCTGGCGTTCAGCCCCTGCCCCCGCTGCGCTCAGGCTGCACAAGGACACCGCGTTCAGAACGAGGCCCAAGCGTTTCTGTGAATGCGAGTTCCAGTTTTGtgtggtggttggtttttttttcctcccctgccGTTACCCCTCCTGCTGGACGAGCTCGGCGAAGCGGAGCCTGAGCCTgcgcggccgggcgggcgcTGCCCCTCCCCGCCTGCAGGAGGCGGCTCCAAGGGCACGGCGGGCCCCGGGCTGAgcgccgcggcccggcccggcccggcccgcctcccctcccctcccgccGCCATGCTGGCCTCCCGCGGGCCGGCCCTGCGCACCGCCCTGCGGCGGGCACTGCCCGGCGGCCTCGCCTCCTTCCAccgctccgctccgcgccgTCGCGCCGCCCGCGTCGCCGTGGTGAGTGGCGGCCGCCGGGGAGGGGGtgggtgcggggccgggggccgaGCATGAGCTTCCCCCGGGGGAGGGATGTGGTGCCTGCCGGCGCTGCCCGTCCGCCCTCCGCCCCGGGCGGCTGCGGGAGGTGGCTGCGGGCCGAGGGGAGGctgggcgggcgggcgcggcaGCAGGGCGGCCTGGCGAGAAGCTGAGGCGGAGGGGACGGCGCTGTTCGGCAGCGCGTAGCTTGGAGGAAGCCGGGTCGGGAGGAGGAAAGGCGGAAAGTCTGGCTTCTGCgtagctggttttgttttttttttggcgtGGGGTGGAGTTAGAAAGAGCTGAACTTGGCGGCGTTTATAGTGCGACTGGGGGAGGCCTTGGCGGCGTGCAGGAAAATACTGAAGCTGGGTTATGCCCTTCTGCAGGAAGGCTGTTAAAAATACGACAGAAAGCAGGGcggtgcaggagctgcaggtcgCCAGAGGGAAGCTGGGCTGTAGGTGTCATCCCAAAGGGATGCGCAGTCTCGGGGCTCAGGGAACAGTCTTTGCGGACGGAGCTTTGCGTAGTCTTGACAGCACGAAGTGTAAGGAAATAAGGCATTGTCTGCCTGAAGAAGTGTCCTTGGGGCAGAGTTGGCTCGGGAATGGGCAGAATGCCAGTTCGAATGTCTAAAAGGTAATTTACCAGGAATGCTGTAGTTTTAGCAAacaacagctttttaaataGAGAGTGGAAAACAAATGTTATTAGCGACATCAGTGACATAAATTTTTGATTATAATAGGAGGCAGATTTTTCATCGAGCAGGTACTGCAGTAACAGGAGAGTGGTTTAGTACTCTGGTTTCAGTGAGTTTCCAAAATTTTAAGAGTTGCTTACAGAAGATAACTTTAGCACAGTTGCTTTTATGTTTATTGAGTCTAAATTAAAcgaaagattaaattaaaagttGGAAAGTCAAAGGCGGCTCTTAAATTCTGGAGTAGCAAAACTGTAGTTTGGATtaacagagacagaaagacatTTATGGATCTTACTCGTTTGGTGAAGTTTATGTAGGATGTCATGGCTGTGAAAGCAGAGGACTGGATGTTGTAATCTAAAAGCCCCTTCAAATTCAATGTTTCTAACTAAGACTGTTTCAATTGTGAGTTTCTGTTCGtgtttctgtaattaaaaacattagTGCTTCTAAAAGCTGGCATAAAATCAGGAGAGAAACTAGTAAATTTAATAAATGGACTCTCTgtaactggatttttttattcaaaaacaaacaaccaaacaaaaaacccaaaagcctgcatatatatatatatatatatatatatatgtatttttaggaAGTAAATAatactttggattttttttttgtttgtttatatgattacttttttcctggatttaaaaaaaataggtttttttctccttctgctttgtGAAGGACTCTCCACCTACACAGGGGTAGCTgatcatagaatgtcttgggttggaagggacttctaaaggtcatctagtccaacccccgtacaataagcagggacacctcacactagaacagattgctcagggtcccatcaagcctgaccttgaatgtctccagggatggggcctccaccacctctctaggcaacccattccagtgagATCCACCACACTCATactaaagaactttttcctaaagtccaacctaaatctacccttttctagcttaaaaatACTGCCCCATGTCCTGTCGTTACATGCCCTCGTGAACAgatcttccccagccttcttacaggcccccttcaggtactggaggaccactgtgaggtccccccagagtcttcttgtcctcaggctgaacaaccccagctctctaagcctgtcttcataagagaggtgctccagccctctgaccattttcgtggccctcctctggacatgttccaacaggtccacatctttcttgtgctgggggcaccagagctggatgcagtgctccaggtgaggtctcaccagggcagagtagagggacagaatcacctctctccatctgctggccacacttctcttgatgcagcccaggatgtggtcAGCCCTTTAGGCTGCAATTGCTCATTGGTGGCTCCTGTCCAGCTTTGATCCACTAGttacccccaggtccttttccacagggctgttctcacgtgtgacctcccccagcctgtattcatatcttgggttaccttggcCCCGGTGCagaaccctgcacttggccttgttgaacctcatggGGTTCACCTGGCCCACTTTTCCAGCTTGTctaggtccctctggatggtatccTGTCCCTCTATAGCATAttgaccacaccacccagcttggtgtcactggcaaacttgctgggggtgctctcagtgccatTGTCAATatcgttaatgaagatattaaacaacacttgtcccagtatggacccctgattgctttgtgtttttcattCTCCAGTGTATATAAACAGTATTATTACAATGGTACTAGGGAAAAGTATGGCTCATATGGCATAAATGGATTAGAACAGATTTAGCTATTGATCTCTGATGTGAATATTCAgacaaaatgcagcagcaggtAAAATGGTTTGTCCTAAGTGCCCCTCGAAGTGCACTTCTATCCCACTTCTCTTGAGTGTGCATTTGGATGAGAAGGTGTTTCATGTGGATACAGACATCATAATTAGATGTATGACACTCAGAATAACTCATTGTGTGCACAAAAACATACCTAAGGATATCACAACCATATATTTACTCTGAGGAATAAAGGTACAAaccaataaataaatgctgtttgtttctgAGACCTATCTATGATGAGTAGCTATAAATAGAAAATACCAGTGCTGCAGCATGTCAAGCGATGACGCTAGTGTTACTAGCATTATGTTGACTTGCTCAGTAAAAAGCTTGTTGcttagttgggtttttttagggggGGGTtggaggtttgtttgtttgtttattttaaaggctTGTGAAAGATCCTGTAGGAAGTTCTTTATCACCTGAaatgctcttcattttcttacTGCAGGTCCTATCTGGCTGCGGTGTCTACGATGGCACAGAAATCCATGAGGCCTCCGCGTAAGTTGATTTATGAAACTGTAGGCTCCAAAAAAAAGTCTACTTTACAGCAGTCTGTTGGATTTGTTTTTGCTCTCTCTGACCATCGAAGTTGCCTTGAAAGATGTGTAAAGAAGCTTCAAAGTTTTTTCACAGCATGAATGGGAGCTCAGGTTGTGTTCTTGCAGTACTCAGTGAGTGCCCAAAGATGCAGCGCAATGCATGCGATGCCAGAGCAGAGTTTGAGAGAAGCTGtctttccttcagaaacagaaattcagaCTTTCAGAATTGATCTCGAGAATTATGTAGCGACTTTGTTTCATTATCACTTTTGAGTTTCTGTTCCCCAGGCTAAATCTAGCAGTAGAATCGCTAACTGCTCAAACTGAATTATTAACTCTTAGTATTAATTGCTAAGAGGTGTTTCACCTAGACctgaattaaatatatatacattgcTGTGTTAACCGTAGGGCTCTTCCATAATCTCTGGGGACTTGCAACAAGAAAGGAAGTTATTATTCCTGGTTGCCTGCATAAGAGCACTGAACAAAGAAACTTGTCTCTAGCTTACCTGGCCCTGCCCCCAAACTgactttctgttctgctttgcaCTTTGGTGTTACATACAAGGATTTTGGTGCCACATGCTCTATATTCTTTCgtatctttttcctcttctttcagaATCAGGTGGTGGAGCATTTGTAGCAAGACTTAAGGACATATAAAGCCTCTTTCCTAAGGTTTTCAGCACTTTTTTATCTTCGTTTTTGTAGCATCCTGGTACACCTTAGTCGTGGGGGAGCCGAGGTTCAGATGTATGCTCCAGATGTTCCTCAGATGCATGTCATTGACCACAGTAAAGGGCAACCAGCTGAAGCTGAGTCAAGGTAAAGTCTGTGTTTAAAGTGTTTTGACTTGTGACATGACTGCTGAGCCTTAGTCCCTTAGGCATTCTTCAGACGTAGCAGGCTGTAACTGCACTTGTAGCATTTTGCTGACTGCCTTTAATTGCTTTATGCTAGCTGGTATTTTGATAGGAGAGAAAATGCTAAACATGTTTTCTCAACTTGACAATGTACAGTCTCTTATGCCTGTGTTTCCCAGTAGCAGTATTTCAGATGCATCAATAGCTTCAGTTACTGAGTACCACTATTCTTTTtgcttcctcccttcctcctccttttgcCAAAACTTCATTTATGCTTTTCTCTGTGCAAATGCTTAATTAATCTTATTGTTTTACTTCTGGTTCTTCAAGGAATGTTTTAGTGGAATCTGCAAGGATTGCTCGTGGTAAAATTACAAGCCTGGCTAAGCTTACTACAGCAGACCATGATGCTGTAATATTCCCTGGTGGATTTGGAGCTGCTAAAAACTTGTGAGTGCCAACTGAGCATTAGACTCCTCAACTAAATATTCATGATCAACTATTAATAATCAATTGTAATTCACACAATACTATAAAGAAGCAATGAATGGCCTTATTTACTACATATCTAACTGCTACTTAATAAGggaaaatactttcaaagtGCTGAAGTTAAGTTGTGTGGAAAATGATGGTTTCCAGTCATAATTCTTATTGGCATTGTCACGCTTGGGATTTTCTGAACAATACTGGTGAGAATTCT carries:
- the GATD3 gene encoding glutamine amidotransferase-like class 1 domain-containing protein 3, mitochondrial; amino-acid sequence: MRVPVLCGGWFFFPPLPLPLLLDELGEAEPEPARPGGRCPSPPAGGGSKGTAGPGLSAAARPGPARLPSPPAAMLASRGPALRTALRRALPGGLASFHRSAPRRRAARVAVVLSGCGVYDGTEIHEASAILVHLSRGGAEVQMYAPDVPQMHVIDHSKGQPAEAESRNVLVESARIARGKITSLAKLTTADHDAVIFPGGFGAAKNLSTFAVDGKDCKVNREVERVLKDFHKAGKPIGLCCISPVLAAKVLSGAEVTVGHEEEEGGKWPYAGTAGAIKELGGKHCVKEVTEAHVDTKNKVVTTPAFMCETELHNIFDGIGAMVKNVLKLTGK